From Oryzias latipes chromosome 3, ASM223467v1:
GCTTGTGCTGGATGTGAGCGAGAATGCTTTAATAAAGACGATCAGACGGGCCCTGTAGCTTCTAAAGGACAGTTTTCTGTAACAGCTGGTGAAGGTTTTTCTCTGACCCCACAGCCTGTTCAAGGACCAATTATCTGTTTGCAAACACAAATCGAAAGACTTCACAGATAAATGGAAAACAGGTaaaaagtaacaagtaaaaaaataaaagaacgaACGAAAAAAATCGTTTCATGATCAATTTGCAACAAACAATTCAATGGTTGTTTTCCTcgaattgtgtattttttacctTTACCTATctaattttacatctaaaaacagtcattattattattaatattattattattattataaaaataatataatccTATAGGactatgaacatttttaaaaagtgtaaaaattattcgatttttttgtttaatttgaaattttgtGAAGCTCTCGAAGTGagtgtttttacatattttttatgcttcattttaacaaaaagaaaatatagaaaatgGTGAGTTGCATTAAACTAAAAGTCCAGGCTAATTGATAATCTAGTCAGAAAATGTTATAAATCTTCCAATATTATTCGTTTTTCTTTCCTTATATGAGACATCTGTTTTTAAGcccctttttaaacttttacttcCTAAAAGAGATTTTCTGCCAGCAGAGATGTCAAGTAAGTGGCTTTCTAGCTTCCTCATAACAGATTTTGGTGATCAATAACTGATTTACAAAAAGTTGGATAATTTTTTGAAGAGCTTTTGAAATCAGATCACCACAGAAGTACTGGTGTGTGACTTTaagtggatttatatttatAGTGCTGATTTCAGTCTAATGGACCGCTACCAAAGTGTCTAAAGAAACAAACTGAGCACAATAAAAACAGTAACATCAACTACATCCTGTGAAGGTGACAGTAAACAAATAACTGAAACAATCTTGTCTTTGTTAAAGATTACAAGCAAAAGGCTTTGCAATGAGTGCTGATATAGCAGATGTATGTGGTGCAACATGTGGGTTATAATATTGTGATTAagacttttaataaaataaataaaaaaataaaactccgtTAAATTTAGATGGTGAAATTGAAGAATCAAATTTCTAATATGAGTTAAGGAAATCTTGCCATATAAGAATGTTTGTGAGAAAGAAGAACAGCACAAGCTCAAGTTTATTAAATCaaatctaatttattttttgtggaatACAGGTGATGGCAGCAGGATATTATCAGAAAACAAATGAGTTTGATAGCTCCAACTTTAAAAAACGGAAATATCAACGGCCCTTTACAAAACTTGTGATCTGTTATTTTGTGAGAAAGATCTAAACATAATCTTCGGTGAACCTTTACACTGAAGTGGGAAAAAATAGTTTCATACAAGGAGGTCAAAgagatgaaatatttcagtTAAATGAATTCAGGAAATGTTGGCAGTCACCTACCTGAACAGCAAAGTGCtcttctttttgttcatttttatctcCTGCATCTCCTCATCCATGATGAAAGCTGAGGTGTCAGAGGTCATTCCTACTTTCGGTTATCTAGCTTTATGATGGGTAAATCACACTCATACAGCTAGATAACCAAAGACAGGAACAGGCTCCACTGATTTTCTCCATGTAAAGCTATGGGGAAAGAAGACAGTTTTAACACATGTAACATGTTTGATgcacctttgttttttaaaaacgaaATATTGTCAGCTTCATTGACATATTTTACTAAATCAACATGATTGCTGATGACTCAAAAGCACATTTGTTTTAGGTCTGGCTGCAAATACAATCTCAAAGTCAAagccatacatttttttttgtcaaacctaaaaaaatattaataatataatACTGTCATTGTAGTTTTCTGCAGAAGTTCATGCCTCCAAATGATGATGCTTTTTTCAGATGATCATGACCTGTCAGTCAGTTTACGGTTATTTATACATGtgctaaataaaaatgaaaacagcttaTTTTGGATGATCTCGCGATGATGACCTGACGCCTTTCTTCATTCGGCGTGTTTGACGTTTGTCACTGGTTTAATTAGGGAACAGACGCGCTGACAGGGAAACTACATTTCTTATGGAAACGCTGACAAACGTCATTGAGCCAATGCTTGTTGAAATATATCAAACCTAAAGCAGAGCCTGTTGCAAAGAGTAATTTGTATTATAAACAAACGGGTATCCTGAAAAAATTGGTTTGTGTTTACTTTTGGTTTAATGCAGAACTGGCCTAATGGGTCCTTTGTCAAATAAGACACAAAAATATTCACTTTTCGGCACTTTCAAAGCTTAAAGCAAAGACTTTCTCCATTGCAAACTGAATATCAGTGCTTTTTTTCAGCAACCAATCATAAGAGAAACCATCTTAACGAGAGGATCCCCAACGCTGCAGGCCGAGGATGAAAAGCAGGTTGTGAAAACTAACCAAGACCAAATCCTCACTTCTGATCGTGATAGGTGCGTTCTTCCACCCATGAGATCATAGCATCCAGGCGTGAAGGCGCGGGTCTCTATGTGCGCCATCATGCGTCCTCCAGGTGTGCGCAAGTTTTGTGGCGAACAGGTGAGCGGCCGCGTGCATTCAGCTGATATTCCCGTACAGCGTtcgtgcagcagcagcagcagcacatcgGTCTGAAGATGAAGCATGGCTGGTATGGATCGGGAGGTTCCAGGGTTTCTGACTTCCGTTGGGAGAGAAGATGCTCTGCGACGCACGCGATCTTATCCCCGCACCGCGTCCAAAAAACGCGCGCGCCAGAGCCCGCGGTCCTGAGGCTGCCGCGCGcggacagaccccccccccccccccccaagtcaTTTCTTCTCATCTCCTCGCTGCCTCCTTTTgcccaaccattgactgtataagagtctcttatacagtcaatgagctCAACGCTTCCACCTCCCGTTGGTGACGTCACGCAGCCATCAAAACGCTGAGGACCAATAGGAAACAACCTGCTCTGTGCGTGTTTGGAAGAGGCCGATGGAAGTTAACcatttcaaacaaacattctTGAAGTAACAAATACATCAGAAATCCAAGGAACAAGCAGACGATATTTAATTGTCTgaaaatcaattctaaatgtgctgctttgttgtttttgttgtttttaatgatcAGACACTGGATTATCTTGGATTCTGCCCCCCACTCAGTAAACCCATCAGGAAAATGTCTGGTTTTGGCGCCACTCAGCGGTAGAAAGGTACAGAAATAAAACCTGGATggtgtttcttccttttttataatttgtttttgataaatgcatttttcgcgtctttgttttgcaaaagaaaaaatgaataaataacaataataatttttcaacaattttggAATTTTGATGGAGGTAATAGAATAATCCAGCGTCTAAAAATCCTTAATATTGGTTTTTGGAGAAAACTAAAGTAGGTGTAGTGAAAAAGTAGCTCTCAGATCTGTGACTGAGCAGGGCAGATTGGGTGTATTTTTGATGAGGGAAAACTGTAAATGAAATCAACAAAGCTGGCCTTTCAAGGCTCATCTTGAAAACGTcaccctcgtgctatcctaggcaccttaacattgggagttgggtcatctagacccactagacagtgcgctgaaccttttttcttcaatgatttgtaatcttcactggtgtccatggattacatgaaatctttccacctttatccacctttgtcatggtagggagaacacgtcaatgtaagggtggggtcatctaagacagcacaagggttaacccttgaaaataagattatttatttgttttttgcttttcattaGTTGTTGAAAACATGGTCAGAAAGATtgatattatttaaaatactaTGACAGAAGACACATTTGCAGGGGTCAGACAAAAATCGCTGtttgctgtaaaaaataaaggtcTGATTGGAAGAATCTCATAACCTCatactttttatgtttaatgaGTGCAACGTTGATTTTTATGGTtttgaatcagaaaaaaatccccCCACTTTATTCATCCAAACTTTCAGCGACGGAGACTATTAGATGCGGAATAAACGTCCTTTGGTATTTAACTGCTTTAACAACTCAACAGACAATGCAGGAACCTTTTTCAAGTCGCTAAAGCTTTTAATCGGTTTATGTgttaaaatgtagtttaaaaaccaaaaatgtagTTGAAGAAATGGCTCatataaaaatgttcttgttctCTTCTCCCATTCTATTTTTAATGTGATAAACCTCTGAATGACGGCAGTTACTGACATTTTTATCCATTTGTAATAGGTTTagaattttgaaataaaagggGCAGATCTATTGTTCTATAGCAACATCATACATCATTGCAGTAACAAGTTCAGCATTTAATTCACCAGTTTGAGCCATTAAGTACATTCATGaggattgttattttttttttgcagaattgcCAAATACCACCATGTCCATACATATTtgaaaaatggaaacattttcatttcaaagaAATGGGTTTCAATGCACAAAACACATCTATATAAGCATCGTCTTGTCTAAATTCTTTTACAGCCATTTGTTAAATGGTAAATTTGAGGATAAATTCATGTAAAGCTGGTACGTGTTGAACACTACTGCCCCCTAGGGTCCAATCTAAGCATTTGGGGCTCTTTTGTCCCTTaagttggactttttttctgtttttgcaacattttctcACGGAAATTGcttcaaacttttaaaagagTTTACTCATAAAGAATCAAGTGGATTTAGTTTTGTAGCTTTTTagtctaaaaaaatacaaaaataccaAACCAGAAtaaatatgattttatttaaCTAATCAGCTATGAataaaagtattatttttgGAAACAGTACTCTATAATACTTCAATCTGTGAGGACAAGTTGTGGGAGAAAAACTGAGAAATATGCACCAAATGAAAGAAGTAATAGCTTCAACATACGTGAATAAACAACCTAAAAAGGATTTaacatcaaaaacaacaacaaaaaaaaaactgtacatgATTTAAGCAACAGGAATGATTTATAAGACAGACCATATACTTCTCTTTACAAAAACAAGGAGAAAAGTGCTTGGCAGAAAAATCTGTAGGttttagaaacaaacaaaaaaacaacaaaataatgatggactacaaaataaaagcctctgtGAAAGCATTACATTCAGACAGGGTTCTTCCGTACATCAATGAATGCATTGCTTGAAGTCAAAGGTCCAATGTTGAGGCTGGAACGCCGAAACTCCCGGCGAGGTTTAACCACAGGGAGAGACAGCGGCCCCCCCCAGGAACCCAAACCAGGCTGAACTACACGATTTACAGGAACTTCCCCAGACACTTGCAGTAGGAGCTCCTCCATGACAGCAGGCTCCTCTGTGGGGAGAGAGGAGCGTCTCCATGTGGAAGGAAGGGGTGCCTTCACCAGCTCCCTCATTTCATCCCGAGACCGGACAGGTCGATCGGATTGCCCCGCCCCTCTGCCTGAAGGACTGTCCTGGTGGCTTAACTTTTCCAGGCTGCCAGTATTATTGGGTTTACCATCAGACAGCAAGACTGCAAGACAGAGAAGCCAGAATGCATTACTTCTAACTGACAGATTCATGACATCAAGCCTGAAAAAtactaacaaaaaataaatagataaaactaGTCAGACAACAAGCAGTGTCACTGTAGATAAATCCctttttgatattattttttgcttaagGGCATTAAGATGAAGGACATAAATCTCTTAGGAAAATAACCTGACCTTTATGGTGTTCTTTAGGCTGGCTGGTTGATCCACAGAGCTCTCTTAGTTTGCAGCTCAGTTCCAGATTGGCTGCTTTGTACTGACTGAGCTCCTTGCTGATGTTATTTATGCATCCCTCGTAGTGCCGCTGTCGTCCTGCCAAGCCCTCATCCATTTGTTCTGTCAGGACACCAGGAGATGCAAACAGCTTCAATACTGATACATACCTTTCCGAACATATTGAGAGACACATAATACATTAACCAAAAAGGTGACTTTGGGAAAAGGCTGCCCTCTTACCTCGACACTGCTGCAGTAAGAGCTGGACACTCCTCTCATGCTCCTTCTGCTGCTGTGTGAGCCGCCGATCTGTGTCCAGCTGAGCACGATCAAGAGCATTCTCCAGCCACTGCACCAACCTCTGCTGCTCATCCAGCTGCATCTCCAGCTCAGCCAGGGCCAGCTGCAGCTTACGCTCCTCCTCACGCAGAGACACCACCTCCACGATCACAACCACAGCACATTTACTAAATGTTCACATCAATCTCAGACACCGACTCTGTAAAATGCTCAAATTCATGACAGTGcaatcagaaaaaaagtgtgGCTCGGTGAAAGCGGAAATGATATTATATGACctataaaaaagcaacaacagcgGAAGTTTGCAAAGTTATATCTGGGAAACCACAGCACTTCAAAAATCCTAAAGGCTCTACATCCGCCCTCAGATATGTCATATTAAAGGGAATCAAAtccagcaaaaaataaataaacaaacttaaATATTAACTAATTCATGATTCACAGGTACTTTTTGTTTGTACAGTATATTAAATCTGACCATAAAAGAgaaaattaaactgttttttaacaaGTCTTCTCTGTCAAAATTTCAGACTTCTTAAACTTTCTAGCTTTTCCGAGCAAACTGTTGTAGCAgcagtaaataaaacatttttcagagtaaatttttctatttttattacatATAAAGAGGAAATTTTAGGTTGTAAACAATCAAAATTTGTTTTAGTAGTATGTTAGAAATTAAAGCCAATTAATGTCTTGTATTCACACCCCCTTTCTCCAaactaaaatccttttttaaactttgaaggCACGCCATTAAAATGTCAGCTTTGTTAGAATTTCAAGCAGTATTATAGTGATTATTGGCACATGTGCAACAATGTGTGTCATTGTATGTAGCCGTTAAGGCTATAGAAAGCTTTGTGATGATCAGTATTTGAATCTGTGCTGTTGTCTcaagcagctttattttgaatggACAATAGCTCTTTAAATGATGGTTTAGGACTGCAGTGCATGTGATGTCACTGCTGTGAGAGAAAGCCAAAGTgcccagaaaaaaagaatcccaTGCAAACCAGGATCTGACCCAGGACTTCCCTGCTGCGAGAGCACAATGTGAACCGCCACACAGCACTGATAACAAGATCCAATAAGGTTTCAAAGAGACAAAGCACCTTGTCAAAGTACTTGCACAGCAGGGCTCTGGTCTCAGAAGCAGACAGGTAGCTGAGCTTAGCCATCAGGTTCATCTCCCACTGTGAGAGCATGCTGGCAGAAGCACGCAGCTGTCTCTGCCTCTGAGTGATGGCTTCATTTTTGTATTCAATCGCCGCGTCGAGAGCCTCGATAGCTTCATCCAGCTGGAAAAGGGTTCTCTCCTCCTGCGGACACCGTATTGAAATAAATGTCTCGAGATGATTTGAAATCCCATATTTTCAGCTACGTCACTGAACAAAATCACCGTTCTGACCTCAGGTGAGAGCAGGTTACCCTGCCGCAGTTTATCGTCCAGCTCAACTCTTTGCTTAAGCAGCGAGTCTTTCTCCTGACGCAGGTTGGAGATCTCTTGGCGAATCTGTTGGGAGTCTTGAGCGCTGCCACTGCGAAGGAGGCCATTTCTCTCACTCAGCTCTCGCTCGAGAGACTCAATGCGTCCAGTAAGCGTCACCAGATCTTTACTGAGAGCCTGGACAATAAATAATGATCAACTGTTGCCGATTTGTGGCTCACTGACTTGCTAGCATGGATTATTACCTGACTGGAGAGGAGCCTCTTGGTCTCCAGCCCGCTGCGTTCTTGCAGCAGAGCCTCCTTCTTGGCCAGGATCTCCTCTCGTTTGGTCAGCTCCCCTTCCAGATCTTCCAGTCCTCTCCTCTGCTCGAGAACGCGCTCCATTTCCTCATCCAGCCAGCGTTTTTGCTCTTCAATTTTCTAAGAGCAAATGTCAAGACACAGACATTTATCAGGTGAAATACAATGCTGATTAGCCTGTAAagatttttgcaaaaacaaaataaaaatagtcaaaCTGAATGTGACTTCTCAAACTCAAGGTGCATGAATAAAGAGCATCATAAAAAACGTATTTAGGATCAGTTCTCATCAAACCTGTTGCTCTTCTAATGAAATAACAGAGCCATTGCTTCCACTGCGCCTTTGCCTCTGGAAGGCAGCGATCTCCTCAGTCTTTATCCTCAggatcttctgctgctgctcattTTTTATCTCCAGTTCCTTAAAGAGTGAAATAGAGAGAAGATAAGCGCAGGTTATGGTTCAGAGCAAAGCAATGCAtcttatcttctttttttattagttttacaGAGATTAGCTCTTtaatgtaaaatgtcaaagtatTACAAATATTTAAGGTCAcatcaaagataaaaaaagacatttttggcTGCCTAAATTGTCCATGTTCTGACTTTTGTCTATCAAATCTTTACGTTAACATGTTACTGAAGTGCATAAAGGTTtctgcagcattgattaaacaCAACTCAAAGACTTTTAAGCCTGAATATTAGTTAAAAAAGGAGGATCCTGAACAAACAGCGAGCCCAAAAAGTTATGATGCAAAGCATTTCATGATGCAAGCAGAAACTGAAAGAGACGTTGTTTGAGCTTACCTTGACTCTGTGAGTTCTTCTTTGCATTTCTGTCTCCAGACGTCTCTTCTGCTGACTTTCCTCCCGCAATCgcttctgcagctgctcctgctgctgcttcatggACTGCACACTCCTCTCCAGCTCCAGCACGCGGCGCTCGCTTTGAACAGGGAGGTTAGCCAGACGAGCAGTATCCCTCTGACGCTGACTCAGAACCTGATATTTGACCCCAAATGCAGTCTTTCACGCAAACAATCTAAAAAGTTATGATCCACATTAAAGAAACCATAAAGCGTGTTCTGGTTATGGTGATTaggtagaaaaagaaaatcacccCATTTTATCAACATGCCATTGAATTTGACTAAGTTTGTTCATTTGAACAGCtttgtgaataaaaatgaatagtGACATCAAACCTGGACTTTGCTTTGAGCTGCGGCGATCTTCCTGCGACACTCCTGCGCTCTGGTTTTGTCTGTTGCACTGATCTCTCTCTCTTGTTTCTCCAGGTCCTGCAGCTGCCTCTGCGCCTCCAGCAGCTCCTGTCGGGCCTGGACAGCTTCACTCTCCAGAGCTGTGATCTTATGGCTGTACTGCTTATTCAAGGCCTGAGCGTCTTTTCCTTTACAAAAGACAAGTGTCACTCACAGATAAGCAATAGTATTTCTGGAAAAGTGTTGCTTCTTTATCATTACCGGTTTTAATCAGCTCTTTGATGAGTTCCTCCTTCATGCGGATGGTGACAGACAGCTCCCTGATCTTCTGCTGTGCCTGGAGAAGTCCCCATTCGGAAATGCTTTCAAAACTTTTCAGACTGTCCCCTGCACTGGAGTTGGCTACACACAGATGTGAAACAGCACAGTTAGGCAGCGACAGAGCTTTGAAGCGAAACACAccatcatttttcaaatgaattccATTCTAAATAAAAAGCTAGTGAAACTGCGACCTACAGGCTTTTCTGGTTAGACATGGGTGTGTTTCGTGGTCTGGCAGCTGAGATGTTAGGCCTTTATCCACAGCCACGCTGCCTCCTGACAGCATGTCCCGTTTAGTCCACGTCAGGTTCATCTGTCTGAAACGGCACCAAATGCAAACGGTTTGCAGCATGGAGCATGTGCAAGCATTGGGTAGAGATCTTATAATCTTCTCTGCAAGATACCTGCATCTATCATGGTCAGAATGATTGCCCTCTTTTTCTGCACAGTGCATCATCTCTGCAACTTCTGAGACATCTTGGTCCCCAAAATATTTTCCATTGGAACAGGTTGCATACCCAGAGAGATCCACTGGACTGCCCTGTTATCCCACAAACAAAGAATCAATCATCAGATAAAGAATTTGCAGCACACAGtgcaataaaaccttttttaaatgtgtctttaaaTTTGGCAGCAAGCCTCTTTTGAAATGTGTTTGCCCCACATTTTCTTGGTGcctgtgaaaaaaatattacaattttCTATCCCTACAGTGCCATCCTGACAATGCAGAGGTGACGGACAGGCTCATTAAACCCAGAGCTTCCCTGTTGTTCAATTCTGCGTTGTTTCATGAAGGAATTTAAAGGATGAAGACGATAAAAGCATGTTACTCTTTCCTCTAAGCCTTTCTCAGTACAAACGGATCACAGGCGATTTCCTCCTGCAACAAAGCTTTCAGTCTGAATTCAgagataaaatagaaaatgaaaaaaaaaatgagctaCATTTTCTGTGGAGATTTGCTGaaattttatataattttttttttttttacaaccagGCTTGTTTTCAAAGCTTCTTTTGACTAAAAgtgtaagggttaatggtaAAAATCTCAAAGTGCTTTGTTATAAATGCTCTCCCTCGTCCAACTCAACACGTTTCTGCAAAGATCATTGCTGACGGTGTGATGGAGCCTCATCCTAAATCTGGAAGGGAACATTTCCAATGAAGCAGAGGCATTGAGACAGATGTTTCTAATTTCTATCAgattaaaaggattttaaagatccactctgatgaaaatcatgtttttggggtTACTAACATGTTCTGTGACATTTGTCTCATACTGAAgggcatatttaaagaaaattaagctaaaaattggattgaatatgtctttattcaaatttttgtgaaacaggagcagatgaattttttttttaaaaatgggtgGACTTCTCTGCTCTGCAACAAGGAGAGAAAGTGGGGGACAGGGTTGCTCCGCGCC
This genomic window contains:
- the kif7 gene encoding kinesin-like protein KIF7; protein product: MSPKVPGGQGRLDYSAVQVAVRVRPLLPKELLHCHESCITVDPDLRRVTLGHDRHFVCDFLFEETACQEDVYSASVQPLIDAFFQGFNATVFAYGQTGSGKTYTIGEANISSFRDEEQGIIPRAVADVFKLLDENDLTDFSVRVSYLEIYKEEFKDLLEIETASKDILIREDKGNIVLCGVKECEVEALDEVLSFLESGNTARHTGATQMNPNSSRSHTIFTLYLDQRRGSSRPNGTTASSGPQMLSSKFHFVDLAGSERILRTGNTGERLKESIQINSGLLALGNVIGALGDPKRKGSHIPYRDSKITRILKDSLGGNSNTLMIACISPSSSDFDESLNTLNYAMRARNIQNRVTVNCKRELDRVEGLEQQIKALRRALENRQRSETRIIAHADPNKRPRFGEGEMSRLQAQSAHYRTCTDTAYRLLRELQSEGALTAEQSLRVKEWLCSVEEERSGLTTASGPDSGIENSYTEESVALRRSRPSIKNQDTEAVEGRFTHLNESEKEDTLAHLQTEIQRLEKENTDFLAALEDAMEQYKQQSDKLQEQQDLIAALQCQLSSLGLMGLGLNLRLRPHTAPMGSMLHGQNGGTYRQGSPVDLSGYATCSNGKYFGDQDVSEVAEMMHCAEKEGNHSDHDRCRQMNLTWTKRDMLSGGSVAVDKGLTSQLPDHETHPCLTRKASNSSAGDSLKSFESISEWGLLQAQQKIRELSVTIRMKEELIKELIKTGKDAQALNKQYSHKITALESEAVQARQELLEAQRQLQDLEKQEREISATDKTRAQECRRKIAAAQSKVQVLSQRQRDTARLANLPVQSERRVLELERSVQSMKQQQEQLQKRLREESQQKRRLETEMQRRTHRVKELEIKNEQQQKILRIKTEEIAAFQRQRRSGSNGSVISLEEQQKIEEQKRWLDEEMERVLEQRRGLEDLEGELTKREEILAKKEALLQERSGLETKRLLSSQALSKDLVTLTGRIESLERELSERNGLLRSGSAQDSQQIRQEISNLRQEKDSLLKQRVELDDKLRQGNLLSPEEERTLFQLDEAIEALDAAIEYKNEAITQRQRQLRASASMLSQWEMNLMAKLSYLSASETRALLCKYFDKVVSLREEERKLQLALAELEMQLDEQQRLVQWLENALDRAQLDTDRRLTQQQKEHERSVQLLLQQCREQMDEGLAGRQRHYEGCINNISKELSQYKAANLELSCKLRELCGSTSQPKEHHKVLLSDGKPNNTGSLEKLSHQDSPSGRGAGQSDRPVRSRDEMRELVKAPLPSTWRRSSLPTEEPAVMEELLLQVSGEVPVNRVVQPGLGSWGGPLSLPVVKPRREFRRSSLNIGPLTSSNAFIDVRKNPV